A single genomic interval of uncultured Cohaesibacter sp. harbors:
- a CDS encoding transporter substrate-binding domain-containing protein encodes MKVWTRLLGVAMTAAMLVAGPAMAKEWKTVKLGTEGAFPPWNSTKADGTLEGFEIDLANILCERMDVKCEWVVQSWKGIIPALNAGKFDVIMSGMSATAKRAEVIDFSIPYGSTGQTFGVLSDSELVDLPLKGTVFPLASKPEEAKKAIEEIKPMFEGKIIGVQSSAIAERFLQENLADVAEIREYGKTQEHDLDLMSGRVDAIMASTAYISTAMKDPANKGMVLAGPRFQGGILGKGSSIGMRKGSDDLKAMFDKAIASARDDGTIKDLSIKWFGFDVTVY; translated from the coding sequence ATGAAAGTCTGGACTCGACTTCTCGGGGTGGCTATGACCGCAGCAATGCTGGTGGCTGGCCCTGCGATGGCAAAAGAATGGAAAACTGTCAAACTGGGCACCGAGGGCGCCTTTCCTCCGTGGAACTCCACCAAGGCTGACGGCACGCTTGAAGGCTTTGAAATTGATCTGGCCAATATTTTGTGCGAGCGCATGGACGTGAAATGTGAATGGGTTGTCCAGTCCTGGAAGGGCATTATTCCTGCGCTGAATGCTGGCAAGTTTGACGTTATCATGTCCGGTATGTCCGCAACAGCTAAACGCGCTGAAGTGATCGATTTCTCTATTCCTTACGGCTCCACTGGACAGACCTTCGGCGTTCTGTCGGATTCCGAGCTTGTGGACCTGCCGCTCAAAGGCACGGTCTTCCCGCTCGCTTCCAAACCGGAAGAAGCAAAAAAAGCCATCGAAGAAATCAAACCTATGTTCGAAGGCAAGATCATTGGCGTTCAGTCTTCCGCTATCGCAGAGCGTTTCCTGCAGGAAAATCTGGCAGACGTGGCTGAAATCCGCGAATATGGCAAAACGCAGGAACATGATCTGGATCTGATGTCCGGTCGTGTTGATGCTATCATGGCGTCTACTGCCTATATCTCCACGGCGATGAAAGACCCGGCCAACAAAGGCATGGTTCTGGCTGGTCCTCGTTTCCAGGGTGGTATTCTGGGTAAAGGCAGCTCCATCGGCATGCGCAAAGGCTCCGACGACCTCAAGGCCATGTTCGACAAGGCCATTGCTTCTGCGCGTGATGACGGCACCATCAAGGACCTGTCCATCAAATGGTTCGGCTTTGACGTGACCGTCTACTAA
- a CDS encoding ATP-binding cassette domain-containing protein has translation MTSSASQNSPVAVSLTDLHKYFGDLEVLKGVTMKAHEGEVVSILGSSGSGKSTMLRCINMLETPTSGTVTVGEETIKLVTDRKGVVKPADRKQVDRLRTRVGMVFQSFNLWSHKTILENVIEAPIHVQGRDRKDCIEEAQDILAKVGIADKRDFYPSHLSGGQQQRAAIARALAQHPDVLLFDEPTSALDPELVGEVLRVMRSLAEEGRTMLVVTHEMSFARDVSNRVVFLHQGQIDAEGSPDALFNDLSNERFQKFIAG, from the coding sequence GTGACCAGTTCTGCCTCTCAAAACAGCCCCGTGGCTGTCAGCCTGACCGATCTGCACAAGTATTTCGGTGATCTCGAAGTGCTCAAGGGCGTTACCATGAAGGCCCACGAGGGCGAGGTGGTGTCTATTCTCGGCTCTTCCGGTTCGGGCAAATCCACCATGTTGCGCTGTATCAACATGCTCGAAACTCCGACTTCAGGCACCGTGACTGTTGGCGAGGAAACCATCAAGCTGGTGACAGACCGCAAGGGCGTGGTTAAACCGGCTGATCGCAAGCAGGTAGACCGGTTGCGGACTCGTGTTGGTATGGTGTTCCAATCCTTCAATCTTTGGTCTCACAAGACCATTCTGGAGAATGTGATCGAAGCGCCGATCCATGTGCAGGGACGCGACAGAAAAGACTGCATCGAGGAAGCTCAGGATATTCTCGCCAAGGTCGGTATTGCCGACAAACGGGATTTCTACCCCTCCCATCTTTCCGGTGGTCAGCAGCAACGTGCCGCCATTGCGCGCGCCTTGGCTCAGCATCCGGATGTATTGCTGTTTGATGAACCGACCTCGGCGCTTGATCCCGAGTTGGTCGGCGAGGTGCTGCGCGTGATGAGAAGCCTTGCAGAAGAGGGGCGTACCATGCTGGTCGTGACCCACGAAATGAGTTTTGCACGGGATGTGTCGAACCGAGTCGTCTTCCTGCATCAGGGGCAGATCGATGCCGAAGGGAGCCCTGATGCTCTCTTTAATGATCTGAGTAACGAACGTTTTCAGAAATTTATTGCCGGCTAA
- a CDS encoding ABC transporter permease yields MDMQFFWESLVTLIPGIPLTLQLAFLSTFLGAFIALGLAMMRLSGIRPLDWFARGYLFVFRGSPLLVQLFLIYYGLSQFPAVRHSFAWTFLRDPYWCAIIALTLNTAAYASEVIRGGLLSVPHGQVEAARACGMSGFKLFRRIVLPLAIRQALPAYGTELILMVKATSLASIITIMEITGLAAKLVSETYRVIEVFVVAGAIYLAINFILTRIIMAFEYKLTPHLREPRITKVLALENESAGEIS; encoded by the coding sequence ATGGATATGCAATTTTTCTGGGAGTCGCTGGTCACCCTGATCCCCGGCATTCCGCTCACTCTGCAATTGGCGTTTCTTTCCACCTTCCTTGGGGCTTTTATCGCTCTAGGGCTGGCGATGATGCGGCTCTCGGGCATTCGCCCTCTGGACTGGTTTGCGCGGGGCTATCTGTTCGTATTCCGAGGCTCGCCGCTGCTGGTGCAGCTGTTCCTCATCTATTACGGGCTCAGCCAGTTTCCTGCGGTGCGTCATTCCTTTGCCTGGACTTTCCTGCGTGATCCCTATTGGTGCGCCATCATCGCGTTGACGCTCAACACGGCCGCCTATGCCAGTGAGGTCATTCGTGGCGGGCTTTTGTCTGTCCCTCATGGGCAGGTGGAAGCGGCGCGCGCTTGTGGCATGTCGGGCTTCAAGCTGTTCCGTAGGATCGTCTTGCCGCTGGCCATCCGTCAGGCCCTGCCAGCCTATGGCACCGAGCTGATCCTGATGGTCAAGGCGACCTCTCTGGCATCCATTATCACTATCATGGAAATCACCGGTCTTGCCGCCAAGCTGGTTTCCGAGACCTATCGGGTGATTGAGGTCTTTGTGGTTGCCGGTGCTATCTATCTGGCAATCAACTTTATCCTCACCCGCATCATCATGGCATTTGAATATAAGCTGACGCCGCATTTGCGCGAGCCTCGCATTACCAAAGTGCTTGCCCTTGAAAATGAATCTGCTGGAGAAATCTCGTGA
- a CDS encoding ABC transporter permease subunit (The N-terminal region of this protein, as described by TIGR01726, is a three transmembrane segment that identifies a subfamily of ABC transporter permease subunits, which specificities that include histidine, arginine, glutamine, glutamate, L-cystine (sic), the opines (in Agrobacterium) octopine and nopaline, etc.), producing the protein MGFGEGGWGAFMLMGALVTMALALCGFSIGACFGAFAAWAKISGNRFTRTIADIYTTVLRGIPDLLVIYLFYFGGSAFLTWLGRLFGSDGFIGLPGFLAGAMAIGITSGAQHTEVFRGAYRAVAKGEIEAAVACGMPRAMRFRRIVAPLVLRHALPGLGNVWQIVLKESALVSVTGVVELLRQSQVGAGSTRQPFDFYFAAAILYLCITTISSISFHTAEKRFNKGVRRS; encoded by the coding sequence ATGGGCTTTGGTGAAGGCGGGTGGGGTGCCTTTATGCTCATGGGGGCGCTGGTCACCATGGCACTGGCGCTCTGTGGCTTTTCCATTGGCGCCTGCTTTGGCGCCTTTGCCGCATGGGCCAAGATATCGGGCAACCGGTTTACGCGCACCATTGCAGATATTTACACCACCGTGTTGCGCGGTATCCCCGATCTGCTGGTCATCTATCTGTTCTATTTCGGTGGCAGCGCCTTTCTCACATGGCTGGGTCGCCTGTTCGGCTCGGACGGCTTTATCGGGCTGCCGGGCTTTCTGGCTGGCGCAATGGCCATTGGCATCACTTCAGGCGCACAGCATACGGAAGTGTTCCGCGGGGCCTATCGCGCTGTTGCCAAAGGCGAGATTGAAGCCGCCGTCGCTTGTGGCATGCCGCGCGCCATGCGCTTTCGCCGTATTGTCGCTCCGTTGGTTTTGCGCCATGCGTTGCCCGGTCTTGGTAATGTCTGGCAGATCGTGCTGAAAGAATCCGCGCTGGTCTCTGTTACCGGCGTTGTGGAGCTACTGCGCCAAAGTCAAGTGGGGGCAGGCTCGACGCGGCAACCGTTCGATTTCTATTTTGCAGCGGCCATTCTCTATCTCTGCATCACCACCATCTCGAGCATCAGCTTTCACACTGCCGAAAAACGGTTCAATAAAGGGGTGAGAAGAAGCTGA